One Pseudobutyrivibrio xylanivorans genomic window, TTGCTTGCCATTTTAATTAACCTCTCTTTGTTTTTCCCTATATTTTTATCTTTTTCAGACCCTGCGCACTGGTCTGTAAAAATTCCAATAAAAAAACCTGTGCACAAACATAGAGACATAGTTTGACTCTATGACTTGTGTACAGGTTTAGCCGACTCTATCGCCGTAACTATCCTATAGCTTTTTGTTTTTCTATAGTTTTTCTATCAGTAATTCGAGAAATATGCACTACTAAATAAAGCATTTCCTCATCTGTAATTTCATTATCTGGAAACTTGGATTCCATATAGCTCTTAATGCGGGTTGCGCATTTGTAAGCATCTGGAAATTTGTTTTTCATCATGCAAAACATTTCCACATTATCCTCTGGATAATACTCGCGCTTTTCAGCTCGCTGTAAGAAATATTTCAAATGAGTAACAAATCTTTCATATGACAGAGTGTTTTCATCAAGCTCTGAATTGAAAGTAAATTTTACAATGCTAACGATATCGCTAATCACCTCTGATGTTTCAAGAGTGTGATGCATGTTACCATCTAATTCCGCATTTACGATATGAAGTGCAAAAAAACCTGCCTCATCATCTGGAAGAGTCGCTCCAAGCTTTTCCTTGATAATCGAAAGAGCATGGCAGCCTATGCTATACTCAGCCTTATAGAAATTCTTGATTTCCCAAAGAAGCTTATTTCGTAAATACGTACCATTTTGGGCTCGCTCTATTGCGTATCCAAGATGATCTGTCAAAGTGATGTATATATTATTGCAAAGACGCTTATTTAAAATCTCCTCTGCGTACTTGATGATTTCGTCTGCCACCTGAATCTGTTCATATGGCATTTCTGAAACCAACTGCTTAAACTGTTCACTAGGCTTTTCCATGACGAAGGTTTTTTCTATTTTACTTTCGTCAATCTGATCACCACATTTTTTCTGGAAACAAAGACCGCATCCCGTATAAACTATTTCGTTCCCCTTGTCATCTGTGACCAAGGCTGCATTATTATTTAATATCTTTTTTATTTTCATTCCCTAATGATTCTTTTCTAAAAAAT contains:
- the licT gene encoding BglG family transcription antiterminator LicT, which codes for MKIKKILNNNAALVTDDKGNEIVYTGCGLCFQKKCGDQIDESKIEKTFVMEKPSEQFKQLVSEMPYEQIQVADEIIKYAEEILNKRLCNNIYITLTDHLGYAIERAQNGTYLRNKLLWEIKNFYKAEYSIGCHALSIIKEKLGATLPDDEAGFFALHIVNAELDGNMHHTLETSEVISDIVSIVKFTFNSELDENTLSYERFVTHLKYFLQRAEKREYYPEDNVEMFCMMKNKFPDAYKCATRIKSYMESKFPDNEITDEEMLYLVVHISRITDRKTIEKQKAIG